The Streptomyces sp. NBC_00691 genome has a segment encoding these proteins:
- the mqnP gene encoding menaquinone biosynthesis prenyltransferase MqnP: MTTAAVPGAQPGRTKAFLRLVMIEHSVFALPFAYTAALTAMYLTDRNIHWWTLFLVTVCMVGLRTFAMACNRIIDREIDARNPRTAQRELVTGAVSVRSAWTGAGIAVVVFLGAAALLNPLCLALAPLAVIPMVVYPYGKRFTNFPHAILGLAQAIGPIGAWLAVTGEWSWDAVILGLAVGVWIGGFDLIFACQDVQADRAHGVMSVPARFGIPAALWGARASAVVTTGLLVWYALATGAGVFFWVGLVIVVAAFCYEHSIVKPHDLSRLNRAFFTVNGFIGMALFVCALLDLLVRGLTP; the protein is encoded by the coding sequence GTGACCACGGCCGCTGTCCCCGGCGCCCAGCCGGGGCGAACGAAGGCGTTCCTGCGCCTGGTGATGATCGAGCACTCGGTGTTCGCGCTGCCCTTCGCGTACACCGCCGCGCTCACCGCGATGTACCTGACGGACAGGAACATCCACTGGTGGACGCTGTTCCTCGTGACCGTCTGCATGGTGGGTCTGCGGACCTTCGCCATGGCCTGCAACCGGATCATCGACCGCGAGATCGACGCGCGTAACCCGCGCACCGCCCAGCGCGAGCTGGTGACCGGTGCCGTGTCCGTGCGCTCGGCGTGGACCGGGGCCGGGATCGCCGTCGTCGTCTTCCTCGGCGCCGCGGCCCTGCTCAACCCGCTCTGTCTGGCTCTCGCGCCGCTCGCCGTCATCCCGATGGTCGTCTATCCGTACGGCAAGCGGTTCACCAACTTCCCGCACGCCATCCTCGGTCTCGCCCAGGCCATAGGGCCGATCGGCGCCTGGCTCGCGGTGACGGGGGAGTGGTCCTGGGACGCGGTGATCCTGGGGCTCGCGGTCGGCGTCTGGATCGGCGGCTTCGACCTGATCTTCGCCTGTCAGGACGTCCAGGCGGACCGGGCCCACGGCGTGATGTCCGTCCCCGCCCGCTTCGGGATCCCGGCCGCGCTGTGGGGCGCCCGGGCCTCCGCGGTCGTCACCACGGGACTGCTCGTCTGGTACGCCCTCGCCACCGGCGCCGGTGTCTTCTTCTGGGTCGGGCTCGTGATCGTGGTGGCCGCCTTCTGCTACGAGCACTCGATCGTGAAGCCGCACGACCTGTCGCGCCTGAACCGGGCGTTCTTCACGGTGAACGGCTTCATCGGCATGGCGCTGTTCGTGTGCGCCCTCCTCGACCTGCTGGTCCGCGGGCTCACCCCGTAG
- a CDS encoding AraC family transcriptional regulator produces the protein MLERLNQALDHIEEHLVTELRGDLDPAELARIATTSEHHLRRMFSALAGMPLSEYVRRRRLTVAGAEVLAGERTLLEIAVRHGYGSGEAFARAFRAVHGVGPGEARRTGAALNAQPRMSFRLVVEGNSSMRYRVVEKKDLRVVGRKARVPLVHEGENPAIAAHIRSLGQETIERLGRLSDQEPRGVVSAVVHLSDSREEGARLDYWHAVVSDAEVPAEFEVLDVPAGAWAVFENEGPLPEAVQYLWRDIFTQWFPSNPYAIRPGPEIMSIHPSEDWKTARAELWIPVEHTAG, from the coding sequence GTGCTGGAGCGGCTCAACCAGGCACTCGACCACATCGAGGAGCACCTCGTCACGGAACTCCGCGGCGACCTCGACCCGGCCGAACTCGCCCGGATCGCGACGACCTCGGAGCATCACCTCCGGCGCATGTTCTCGGCGCTGGCCGGCATGCCCCTGTCCGAGTACGTACGGCGCAGGCGGCTCACCGTCGCGGGCGCCGAGGTGCTCGCCGGGGAACGGACGCTCCTGGAGATCGCGGTGCGTCACGGCTACGGCTCCGGGGAGGCCTTCGCCCGCGCGTTCCGCGCGGTGCACGGGGTCGGCCCCGGCGAGGCCCGCCGCACGGGAGCCGCGCTCAACGCCCAGCCGCGGATGTCCTTCCGGCTCGTCGTCGAAGGGAACAGCAGCATGCGGTACAGGGTCGTGGAGAAGAAGGACCTCCGGGTCGTCGGGCGGAAGGCCCGCGTGCCCCTGGTCCACGAGGGGGAGAACCCGGCGATCGCCGCGCACATCCGGTCCCTCGGCCAGGAGACGATCGAGCGGCTCGGGCGGCTCTCGGACCAGGAGCCCCGGGGAGTCGTCTCGGCGGTCGTGCACCTGAGCGACAGCCGGGAGGAGGGCGCCCGGCTCGACTACTGGCACGCGGTGGTGAGCGACGCCGAGGTCCCGGCGGAGTTCGAGGTGCTCGACGTGCCGGCCGGCGCCTGGGCGGTCTTCGAGAACGAGGGCCCGCTGCCGGAGGCCGTGCAGTACCTGTGGCGGGACATCTTCACCCAGTGGTTCCCGTCCAACCCGTACGCCATCAGGCCGGGCCCCGAGATCATGAGCATCCACCCGTCGGAGGACTGGAAGACGGCACGGGCGGAGCTGTGGATCCCGGTGGAACACACGGCGGGATGA
- the mqnE gene encoding aminofutalosine synthase MqnE, with amino-acid sequence MTASIKDVGLKRELEQKVRDGERLSREDGIALYESDDLAWLGGLAHEVRTRKNGDVVHFNVNRHLNMTNVCTASCAYCSFQRKPGEKDAYTMRIEEAVRLAKAMENENLTELHIVNGLHPNLPWRYYPRSLSELKKALPNVSLKAFTATEIHHFETISGMSASDILDELIEAGLESLTGGGAEIFDWEVRQHIVDHRTHWEDWSRIHRLAHEKGLKTPSTMLYGHIEEPRHRVDHVLRLRELQDETGGFQVFIPLRYQHDFVDMQDGKVRNKLQARTTMATGAEALKTFAVSRLLFDNVPHVKVFWVMHGVQTAQLALQHGADDMDGSVVEYKITHDADNYGTPNKLGREDLLELIRDAGFRPVERNTRYEIIREYPGPDAERRETPQAMRF; translated from the coding sequence ATGACTGCATCCATCAAAGATGTAGGGCTCAAGCGCGAGCTGGAGCAGAAGGTCCGGGACGGTGAGCGGCTGAGCCGTGAGGACGGCATCGCCCTGTACGAGTCCGACGACCTCGCCTGGCTCGGCGGTCTGGCCCACGAGGTCAGGACCCGCAAGAACGGCGACGTGGTGCATTTCAATGTCAACCGGCATCTGAACATGACCAACGTCTGCACCGCCTCCTGCGCCTACTGCTCGTTCCAGCGCAAGCCGGGCGAGAAGGACGCGTACACCATGCGCATCGAGGAGGCCGTGCGCCTCGCGAAGGCCATGGAGAACGAGAACCTCACCGAGCTCCACATCGTCAACGGGCTGCACCCCAACCTGCCCTGGCGGTACTACCCGCGCTCCCTCTCCGAGCTCAAGAAGGCCCTGCCGAACGTCTCGCTCAAGGCGTTCACCGCCACCGAGATCCACCACTTCGAGACCATCTCGGGCATGTCCGCCTCCGACATCCTCGACGAACTCATCGAGGCCGGCCTGGAGTCCCTGACCGGCGGCGGCGCCGAGATCTTCGACTGGGAGGTCCGGCAGCACATCGTGGACCACCGCACCCACTGGGAGGACTGGTCCCGGATCCACCGCCTCGCGCACGAGAAGGGGCTCAAGACTCCCAGCACCATGCTGTACGGGCACATCGAGGAGCCCCGGCACCGCGTCGACCACGTGCTGAGGCTGCGTGAGCTCCAGGACGAGACCGGCGGCTTCCAGGTCTTCATCCCGCTGCGCTACCAGCACGACTTCGTCGACATGCAGGACGGCAAGGTCCGCAACAAGCTGCAGGCGCGCACCACCATGGCGACCGGCGCCGAGGCCCTGAAGACCTTCGCGGTCTCCCGGCTCCTCTTCGACAACGTGCCGCACGTCAAGGTCTTCTGGGTCATGCACGGCGTCCAGACGGCACAGCTCGCGCTCCAGCACGGCGCCGACGACATGGACGGCTCGGTCGTCGAGTACAAGATCACGCACGACGCCGACAACTACGGCACGCCGAACAAGCTGGGCCGCGAGGACCTCCTGGAGCTGATCCGCGACGCCGGCTTCCGCCCGGTCGAGCGGAACACCCGGTACGAGATCATCCGCGAGTACCCGGGCCCGGACGCGGAGCGGCGCGAGACGCCGCAGGCGATGCGGTTCTGA
- a CDS encoding UbiX family flavin prenyltransferase, with the protein MNDGKRTPWVVGVSGASGTPYAAAVLRGLLAAGESVDLVVSRASRLTLLDETGISFRDAHWREDLAVWLARGADGKPDTFDVADALGDVRYWAAGDLAAGPSSGSYPAKGMLIVPASTAAVAGVALGLSKDLLQRTASVTLKERRPLVVAVRETPLNGQTLKHMVALDEAGAVVLPASPAFYAGATHIQDLVDFVAGRVLDAAGVPHRLYRRWEGELGGATPRSD; encoded by the coding sequence ATGAACGACGGCAAGCGCACCCCTTGGGTGGTAGGGGTTTCCGGGGCGTCGGGCACGCCGTACGCCGCAGCCGTGCTCCGGGGGCTCCTCGCCGCGGGGGAGAGCGTCGACCTCGTCGTGTCGCGGGCCTCCCGGCTCACGCTGCTCGACGAGACGGGCATCTCCTTCCGCGACGCGCACTGGCGCGAGGACCTGGCGGTCTGGCTGGCGCGCGGCGCGGACGGGAAGCCGGACACGTTCGACGTGGCGGACGCCCTCGGCGACGTGCGGTACTGGGCGGCCGGCGATCTGGCCGCGGGGCCGTCCTCGGGGTCGTACCCGGCGAAGGGGATGCTGATCGTGCCGGCCTCGACCGCCGCGGTGGCGGGAGTGGCACTGGGGCTTTCGAAGGATCTGCTCCAGCGGACCGCGAGCGTGACGCTGAAGGAGCGGCGGCCGCTGGTCGTCGCCGTGCGGGAGACCCCGCTGAACGGGCAGACGCTCAAGCACATGGTGGCGCTGGACGAGGCGGGAGCCGTGGTGCTGCCCGCCTCTCCGGCGTTCTACGCGGGGGCGACGCACATCCAGGATCTGGTGGACTTCGTCGCCGGGCGGGTGCTCGACGCGGCAGGGGTGCCGCATCGGCTGTACCGCCGGTGGGAGGGAGAGCTCGGTGGAGCGACCCCCCGGTCGGATTAG
- a CDS encoding Lrp/AsnC family transcriptional regulator codes for MDAVDRQLIQALRENGRASYAELGRLVGLSGPSVTDRINRLEAAGVITGYRATVDAASLGLGVTALIGISLSDAADHEDVARRLKDLAEIEDCWFIAGDDSFMLKVRVSDVDGLEKTIRRLSGTKGVSRTRTTIVLSTKWENRVGELPEEG; via the coding sequence ATGGACGCCGTGGACAGGCAGCTCATCCAGGCTCTGCGTGAGAACGGCCGCGCCTCGTACGCCGAACTCGGCCGGCTCGTCGGGCTCTCCGGCCCCTCCGTCACCGACCGCATCAACCGCCTTGAGGCCGCCGGAGTGATCACCGGCTACCGCGCCACCGTCGACGCCGCCTCGCTCGGCCTCGGCGTGACCGCCCTCATCGGCATCTCGCTCTCCGACGCGGCCGACCACGAGGACGTGGCCCGCCGGCTCAAGGACCTCGCCGAGATCGAGGACTGCTGGTTCATCGCCGGCGACGACTCGTTCATGCTCAAGGTGCGCGTCAGTGACGTCGACGGCCTGGAGAAGACGATCCGCCGCCTCAGCGGAACCAAGGGCGTCTCCCGCACCCGGACGACGATCGTGCTCTCCACGAAGTGGGAGAACCGGGTCGGAGAGCTGCCCGAGGAAGGCTGA